One region of Eupeodes corollae chromosome 1, idEupCoro1.1, whole genome shotgun sequence genomic DNA includes:
- the LOC129947452 gene encoding proline-rich proteoglycan 2-like, whose translation MAGKLNLMLVLLVLMAVIVASQGPPRGGRGPPRDQPGPPWGAPGQGRGRGPPEGFGPGRPGGPGGPSGPGGPNGPNRPRGPGGPEGDKDCGPQRRPLEGPARSTTEAPSSSTTEAATISTTEAVISSTTEAVTSSTTEAALL comes from the coding sequence ATGGCAGGAAAACTTAATTTGATGTTGGTATTGTTAGTGCTTATGGCAGTAATTGTTGCTTCCCAAGGGCCACCAAGGGGTGGACGTGGGCCACCAAGGGATCAACCAGGACCACCATGGGGTGCACCAGGACAAGGAAGAGGACGTGGACCTCCAGAAGGATTTGGACCTGGTAGACCTGGTGGACCTGGTGGACCTAGTGGACCTGGTGGACCTAATGGACCTAATAGACCTCGTGGACCTGGTGGACCTGAAGGAGATAAAGATTGTGGACCACAACGTAGACCACTAGAAGGACCAGCAAGATCAACAACTGAAGCCCCTTCATCGTCAACAACAGAAGCTGCAACAATATCAACAACAGAAGCTGTAATATCATCAACAACAGAAGCTGTGACATCATCAACAACAGAAGCTGCACTTTTATAA
- the LOC129941246 gene encoding integumentary mucin C.1-like, which yields MAAKLRLSLVLVVLMMAVLVQSQGRPGGGRGGPGGTGRGGPGGPGRGGPGGPGRGGPGGPGRGGPGGPGRGGPGGPGRDGDGPGRPGEGGPGRPSRPGGPGMGRPGMGGPGMGGPGKGRPGNGGPGGQRPGGHGGGKPPCGNGPNRRTTTVAPTTSTMAPTTVVQTTPTTTTSTTQAPTTTTTTTTTQAPTTPTTTTTSSTTTEAPTTTSTTTTTQAPTTTSTTTTTEAPTTTSTTTTTEAPTTTSTTTEAPTTTSTTTTTTTEAPTTTTEAPTTTTTSSTSTEASTTTSNPLISVDI from the coding sequence ATGGCTGCAAAACTTCGATTAAGTTTGGTGCTAGTTGTGCTGATGATGGCAGTACTTGTTCAGTCCCAAGGACGACCAGGCGGAGGTAGAGGTGGTCCTGGAGGAACAGGTAGAGGTGGTCCTGGGGGACCAGGCAGAGGTGGTCCTGGAGGACCAGGCAGAGGTGGTCCTGGGGGACCAGGTAGAGGTGGCCCTGGGGGACCAGGTAGAGGTGGTCCGGGGGGACCAGGTAGAGACGGAGATGGACCTGGCAGACCAGGTGAAGGTGGACCGGGGAGACCAAGCAGACCAGGTGGACCAGGTATGGGTAGACCAGGAATGGGTGGACCAGGTATGGGTGGACCAGGTAAAGGTAGACCAGGTAATGGTGGACCTGGGGGACAACGACCTGGAGGACATGGTGGCGGAAAACCTCCATGTGGAAATGGTCCAAACAGAAGAACTACAACTGTTGCACCAACAACTTCAACAATGGCCCCAACCACTGTAGTtcaaacaacaccaacaactacaACGTCAACGACACAAGCCccaaccacaacaacaactactacaACAACACAGGCCCCAACCAcaccaacaactacaacaacatcttcaacaacaacagaagctcctacaacaacatcaacaacaactacaacacaAGCTCCTACAACAAcatcaactacaacaacaacagaagctccaacaacaacatcaactacaacaacaacagaagctCCTACAACAACATCAACTACAACAGAAGCTCctacaacaacatcaacaactaCTACAACTACAACAGAAGctcctacaacaacaacagaagctcctacaacaacaacaacttcatCAACATCAACTGAAGCTTCTACTACAACATCAAATCCTCTTATATCAGTGGATATATAA